In one Oryza glaberrima chromosome 2, OglaRS2, whole genome shotgun sequence genomic region, the following are encoded:
- the LOC127763599 gene encoding two-component response regulator ORR11 codes for MSSIGAGAGGAVVGAAVAVGGGAPPHVLAVDDSSVDRAVIAGILRSSRFRVTAVDSGKRALELLGSEPNVSMIITDYWMPEMTGYELLKKVKESSKLKKIPVVIMSSENVPTRISRCLEEGAEDFLVKPVRPSDVSRLFSRVLP; via the exons ATGTCGTCGATCGGCGCCGGCGCAGGAGGAGCCGTGGTGGGGGCGGCcgtggcggtgggcggcggggcGCCGCCGCACGTCCTCGCGGTGGACGACAGCTCGGTCGACCGCGCCGTCATCGCCGGCATCCTCCGGAGCTCCCGGTTTCGTG TGACGGCTGTGGATAGCGGGAAGAGGGCCCTGGAACTGCTAGGCTCG GAACCAAATGTGAGCATGATAATCACGGACTACTGGATGCCGGAGATGACGGGATACGAGCTCCTGAAGAAAGTCAAG GAGTCATCCAAGCTGAAGAAGATCCCCGTGGTGATCATGTCCTCGGAGAATGTGCCAACAAGAATCAGCAG ATGCCTGGAGGAAGGCGCGGAGGATTTCTTGGTGAAGCCCGTCCGGCCATCCGACGTGTCGCGGCTCTTCAGCCGCGTGCTACCatga
- the LOC127762455 gene encoding regulator of nonsense transcripts UPF2, whose translation MENTQNENSKEAKQDDETRQNKQDDEEARLEEYKKLVDQKTALRRSNLNSERPDANYLRTLDSSIKRNTTVIKKLKTINDEQKDGLMDELKSVNLSKFVSEAVSYICEAKLRSADIQAAVQVCSLLHQRYKDFSPCLTQGLLKVFFPGKSGEDLDADKNSRAMKKRSTLKLLIELYFVGIVEDASIFVNIIKDLTSLEHLKDRETTQANLSLLSAFARQGRFFIGLQSHGQEAYDELFKDLNVTADQKKFFKKALNTYYDAVAELLQSEHASLRLMEAENAKVLTAKGELSDENTASYEKLRKSFDHLQRGVSSLAEALDMQPPVMPDDGNTTRVTTGSDVAPSTAKEPSALEPIWDDEDTKAFYESLPDLRAFVPAVLLGEVEPKLNEKGREQSEPVAEQDTDVHDNPQTSSITEYHLEGKADDGVKDSEEKDKDKGKGVDKEKSKEKDFDRKTEREKEKIRAVDGASLDNLLQRLPGCVSRDLIDQLTVEFCYLNSKASRKKLVRTLFNVPRTSLELLPYYSRLVATLSTCMKDVPSMLLSMLEEEFNFLINKKDQINIETKIKNIRFIGELCKFKIAPAALVFSCLKSCLDDFSHHNIDVACNLLETCGRFLYRSPETTIRMANMLEILMRLKNVKNLDPRHSTLVENAYYLCKPPERSARVSKVRPPLHQYIRKLLFSDLDKSSVEHVLRQLRKLPWVECQQYLIKCFLKVHKGKYSHVHLIALLTAGLSRHHDDFAVSVVDEVLEEIRVGLELNDYGMQQRRLAHMRFLGELYSYKHIDSSVVFETLYLIIVFGHGTPEQDVLDPPEDCFRIRLIITLLQTCGHYFNRGSSKRKLDKFLLHFQRYIISKGPLPLDIEFDVQDLFAELRPNMARYSSVEELDAALLELEESERAASVEKPENEKLSDSESQKVQPHDTAFSANGRSSANGAEENGKDHEGADSESYSDSGSIDGHEDEEDLMFEDKSNDASENEGDDEDDGIPAGSDEDEGVEVRHKVVQVDPKELEDFDRELKALLQESLESRKSEVRPRATLNMMVPMNVLEGSKDPRAVESESGEETVDEEGGSAGGGSKVRVKVLMKKGHKQQTKQMFVPGDCSLVQSTKQQEAAELEEKQSIKRRILEYNEREEEEMNGGSSQMGNWGQGGSNTGSSIRSGGRGIWDGSIRGGRQRHHIAGGFYHSYGRRR comes from the exons atggaGAACACTCAGAATGAGAACAGCAAGGAAGCCAAGCAAGATGACGAGACCCGCCAAAACAAGCAAGATGATGAG GAGGCTCGTCTTGAAGAATACAAAAAACTTGTTGATCAAAAGACTGCCCTCCGCCGGAGCAACCTAAACTCTGAAAGGCCTG ATGCAAATTACTTGAGGACTCTTGACTCCAGTATTAAGCGAAATACAACAGTTATAAAGAAACTCAAAACAATAAATGATGAACAGAAGGATGGATTGATGGATGAGTTGAAAAGTGTGAACTTGAGCAAATTTGTCAGCGAGGCAGTTTCTTATATTTGTGAGGCCAAACTTCGTTCTGCTGATATACAAGCTGCTGTTCAG GTTTGCTCCTTACTTCATCAAAGATACAAGGATTTCTCTCCTTGTCTTACACAAGGGCTACTAAAGGTATTCTTTCCTGGGAAATCTGGAGAAGATTTGGACGCAGACAAAAACTCAAGAGCTATGAAGAAGAGAAGCACACTGAAACTTCTAATTGAACTGTATTTTGTTGGGATTGTTGAAGATGCTAGTATATTTGTAAACATTATAAAAGATCTTACGTCATTAGAACACTTGAAGGACCGGGAAACAACTCAGGCAAATTTGTCTCTTCTTTCTGCCTTTGCTCGTCAAGGGAGATTTTTCATAGGGTTACAGTCTCATGGTCAAGAAGCTTATGATGAG TTATTTAAGGATCTAAATGTTACGGCTGATCAGAAAAAGTTCTTCAAGAAAGCCTTGAACACTTATTATGATGCTGTAGCTGAACTACTCCAATCAGAACATGCG TCTCTTCGTCTGATGGAGGCAgagaatgcaaaagttttaacTGCCAAAGGTGAACTAAGCGACGAGAACACTGCTTCGTATGAAAAACTCCGGAAGTCTTTTGATCATTTACAACGTGGTGTATCCTC GTTAGCTGAAGCTCTTGACATGCAGCCCCCCGTGATGCCAGATGATGGAAACACAACTAGAGTTACTACAGGAAGTGATGTAGCCCCGTCTACTGCAAAAGAACCGTCTGCACTGGAACCTATTTGGGATGATGAGGATACAAAAGCTTTTTATGAATCTTTACCTGATCTCAG AGCATTTGTGCCCGCTGTGTTATTGGGAGAGGTTGAACCAAAGTTGAATGAGAAGGGTCGTGAACAATCT GAACCCGTCGCAGAACAAGATACTGACGTACATGACAATCCTCAAACTTCTTCCATCACTGAATATCATCTGGAAGGAAAGGCAGATGATGGAGTGAAGGATAgtgaagaaaaagataaagataagGGAAAAGGTGTAGACAAGGAAAAATCTAAAGAGAAGGATTTTGACAGAAAAACtgaaagagagaaggagaaaataAGAGCTGTGGATGGTGCAAGTTTAGACAACCTCCTTCAGAGGCTGCCAGGATGTGTTAGCCGTGATCTTATTGACCAATTGACG GTTGAGTTTTGCTACCTAAATTCTAAAGCAAGTCGAAAGAAACTCGTGCGGACGTTATTCAATGTTCCAAGGACTTCACTGGAACTTTTGCCTTACTATTCTCGGTTGGTGGCTACACTTTCAACATGTATGAAAGATGTTCCAAGTATGCTTCTTTCTATGCTTGAAGAGGAGTTCAACTTCTTAATAAATAAGAAG GATCAGATCAacattgaaacaaaaataaaaaacattagGTTTATTGGGGAGTTGTGCAAATTCAAAATTGCACCTGCAGCTCTTGTTTTTAGCTGCTTGAAG TCCTGCCTAGATGATTTCAGTCATCATAACATTGATGTGGCCTGCAATCTACTCGAGACTTGTGGACGTTTTTTGTATCGTTCACCTGAAACTACTATTCGTATGGCTAACATGTTGGAGATACTGATGCGATTGAAAAATGTGAAGAATTTGGATCCCCGCCACAGTACACTTGTAGAAAATGCCTATTACCTTTGTAAACCACCTGAAAGATCTGCTCGAGTTTCAAAAGTTCGGCCACCTCTGCATCAA TACATACGGAAATTGCTTTTCTCCGATCTTGATAAATCAAGTGTTGAACATGTTCTTCGCCAATTACGCAAGCTACCTTGGGTGGAGTGCCAACAATACCTTATAAAGTGTTTTCTAAAGGTTCACAAGGGAAAATACAGCCATGTTCATCTGATTGCCCTTCTAACTGCTGGTCTTAGTCGCCATCATGATGACTTTGCTGTTTCAGTGGTAGATGAG GTTTTAGAGGAGATAAGGGTAGGGCTGGAGCTGAATGACTATGGAATGCAACAAAGGCGTCTCGCCCACATGAGATTCCTTGGAGAGCTATACAGCTACAAGCATATTGATTCATCAGTTGTATTCGAGACTCTGTACCTTATCATTGTATTTGGTCATGGAACTCCTGAG CAAGATGTGTTGGATCCACCAGAAGATTGCTTCAGGATCAGGTTAATCATTACACTTCTGCAGACTTGTGGCCACTATTTCAACAGAGGCTCTTCAAAAAGAAAGCTTGACAAGTTCTTGCTGCATTTTCAAAGATATATTATTAGTAAAGGGCCCTTACCACTTGACATAGAATTTGACGTTCAG GATTTGTTTGCTGAGCTAAGACCCAACATGGCTAGGTATTCATCAGTAGAAGAACTGGATGCTGCATTACTTGAGCTCGAAGAAAGTGAGCGTGCAGCCTCAGTTGAGAAGCCTGAAAATGAAAAGCTCTCAGACAGCGAATCTCAGAAGGTGCAGCCACATGATACTGCCTTTTCTGCTAACGGCAGGAGCTCAGCAAATGGAGCCGAGGAAAATGGCAAGGATCATGAAGGAGCTGACAGTGAAAGTTATTCAGATAGTGGCAGCATTGATGGTCATGAAGACGAGGAAGATCTTATGTTCGAGGATAAATCAAATGACGCATCTGAGAATGAaggtgatgatgaggatgatggcaTTCCTGCTGGTTCTGATGAAGATGAAGGTGTTGAGGTTAGACATAAAGTCGTGCAAGTTGATCCTAAGGAGCTAGAAGACTTTGATCGGGAGCTGAAAGCCCTTCTTCAGGAGAGCTTGGAGTCACGTAAATCAGAGGTACGGCCCAGGGCCACTTTGAACATGATGGTACCAATGAATGTCCTTGAGGGTTCTAAGGACCCAAGGGCTGTCGAGTCCGAGAGTGGAGAAGAAACTGTGGATGAAGAGGGTGGTAGTGCTGGGGGTGGCAGCAAGGTGCGTGTTAAGGTGCTAATGAAGAAAGGGCACAAGCAGCAAACAAAACAGATGTTCGTTCCTGGTGACTGCTCACTTGTGCAAAGCACAAAGCAGCAAGAGGCTGCTGAGCTTGAGGAGAAGCAGAGTATTAAGCGCAGAATCCTGGAATACAAtgaaagggaggaagaagaaatgaaTGGTGGATCGTCACAGATGGGAAATTGGGGTCAAGGAGGAAGCAACACCGGCAGCAGTATCAGATCAGGTGGACGGGGCATTTGGGATGGTTCGATCAGAGGAGGTCGGCAGCGGCACCACATTGCTGGTGGTTTCTACCATAGTTATGGAAGGAGACGATGA